One window of Microbacterium sp. Root61 genomic DNA carries:
- a CDS encoding cyclase family protein, with translation MNERGETNRPSENPADIDRSNPEVEIVARAEAFRNWGRWGEDDVLGTLNFIDAAKRVEAAALVTEGTVISLAQSFDTDGPQKGWRRRTNPVHTMTDTGVDAERGNQGFPHGIGGADDVIAMPLQCSTQWDGLGHIFDHGVAWNGRRAGDVVTSEGDLVTGIEHAASVIVSRGVLLDIGAHLRPEDGELPDGHAISAAELDACAAAQGVAIGRGDIVLVRTGRLARARREGWGEYAGGPAAGLSLTTAGWLHRTEIAAIATDTWGFEVRPNEFDVPSFQPLHQVVIPNMGLTIGEMWDLDALAASCRARRRWDFLLSAPPLPITGAVGSPINPVAVF, from the coding sequence GTGAACGAGCGCGGCGAGACGAATCGCCCGTCGGAGAACCCCGCAGACATCGACCGGTCGAATCCTGAGGTGGAGATCGTCGCGCGTGCCGAAGCCTTCCGGAACTGGGGGCGCTGGGGCGAGGATGACGTGCTCGGCACGCTCAACTTCATCGACGCGGCAAAGCGGGTCGAGGCCGCTGCACTGGTCACTGAGGGCACGGTGATCTCGCTCGCGCAGTCGTTCGATACCGACGGCCCGCAGAAGGGCTGGCGTCGCCGCACGAATCCCGTGCACACGATGACAGACACCGGCGTCGATGCTGAGCGTGGCAACCAGGGGTTCCCGCACGGCATCGGCGGGGCCGATGACGTCATCGCCATGCCGCTCCAGTGCTCGACCCAGTGGGATGGGCTCGGCCACATCTTCGATCACGGCGTCGCCTGGAACGGGCGTCGTGCGGGTGACGTCGTCACGAGTGAGGGCGATCTCGTCACCGGTATCGAGCACGCGGCATCCGTCATCGTCTCGCGCGGGGTTCTGCTCGACATCGGCGCGCACCTGCGACCAGAGGACGGCGAACTGCCCGACGGACACGCGATCAGCGCGGCCGAACTCGACGCCTGCGCCGCCGCCCAGGGCGTGGCCATCGGCCGCGGCGACATCGTGCTCGTGCGCACCGGACGTCTCGCCCGCGCGCGCCGCGAGGGGTGGGGCGAGTACGCCGGTGGCCCTGCCGCGGGGCTTTCGCTGACGACGGCGGGCTGGCTGCATCGCACGGAGATCGCCGCGATCGCGACCGACACCTGGGGATTCGAGGTGCGGCCCAACGAGTTCGACGTGCCCTCCTTCCAGCCGCTGCACCAAGTCGTGATCCCCAACATGGGTCTGACGATCGGCGAGATGTGGGATCTGGATGCGCTCGCCGCCTCCTGCCGTGCGCGCAGACGGTGGGACTTCCTGCTGTCTGCCCCGCCGCTGCCGATCACCGGAGCGGTGGGCTCTCCGATCAATCCCGTCGCCGTCTTCTGA
- a CDS encoding fumarylacetoacetate hydrolase family protein, translating to MRIARWRQGDAVGEGFVDGDVVIPFPDGVTVADVLELGLVALPGIRAASTSMGAPLADVRLLAPLVPAAIRDFVAFEEHVEGMSASIDGASEVVPEWYQAPTFYFTNPHTVLGPGEPVAPPETEKLDFELELAAVIGASAGSAGTNLTTEAAASHIFGYTIMNDWSARDLQAREMKVRLGPAKGKDFGTSLGPWIVTADELAPFVDDEGFLTIRAEVFVNGALIGEDLISNMGWPFAELVAYASRNSRIVPGDVLGSGTVGNGGCLGELWGRAGELVPPLQEGDEVRMVVEGVGDIVNTVGARVSAPPIPRARQRSRARRKA from the coding sequence ATGAGGATCGCGCGGTGGCGGCAGGGGGATGCCGTGGGCGAGGGATTCGTCGACGGCGACGTCGTGATCCCGTTTCCGGACGGCGTGACCGTCGCCGATGTGCTGGAGCTCGGTCTCGTGGCGTTGCCCGGGATCCGTGCCGCATCGACGAGCATGGGCGCCCCGCTGGCCGACGTGCGACTGCTCGCACCGCTCGTTCCGGCGGCGATCCGTGACTTCGTCGCGTTCGAGGAGCACGTCGAGGGCATGAGTGCGTCGATCGACGGCGCGAGCGAGGTCGTGCCCGAGTGGTACCAGGCGCCGACGTTCTACTTCACGAACCCGCACACGGTTCTCGGTCCGGGTGAGCCGGTCGCGCCGCCGGAAACCGAGAAGCTCGACTTCGAACTGGAGCTCGCGGCGGTGATCGGCGCGTCCGCAGGATCAGCAGGGACGAACCTCACGACCGAAGCTGCGGCATCCCATATCTTCGGCTACACGATCATGAACGACTGGTCTGCCCGCGATCTCCAGGCCCGCGAGATGAAAGTGCGTCTGGGGCCGGCGAAGGGCAAGGACTTCGGCACGAGCCTCGGCCCCTGGATCGTCACAGCCGATGAGCTCGCTCCGTTCGTCGACGACGAGGGTTTCCTCACGATACGAGCCGAAGTCTTCGTCAACGGCGCGTTGATAGGAGAGGACCTCATCTCGAACATGGGCTGGCCGTTCGCGGAGCTCGTCGCGTACGCATCGCGCAACTCCCGCATCGTTCCGGGAGATGTGCTGGGGTCGGGGACGGTCGGCAACGGAGGATGCCTCGGCGAACTGTGGGGTCGCGCCGGCGAACTCGTACCCCCGTTGCAGGAGGGCGACGAGGTCCGGATGGTCGTGGAGGGCGTCGGTGACATCGTGAACACTGTCGGCGCGCGCGTCTCTGCGCCGCCGATTCCGCGCGCGCGACAGCGCTCGCGCGCGCGGCGCAAGGCCTGA
- a CDS encoding fumarylacetoacetate hydrolase family protein codes for MVDAPFALARFRDGAGVRLGLVAGERIRPLTADELGAADLNDFLSAPDWDRLAALAAVNGDEWMPLSDVTLTAPVQPRQVLQAGANYREHVIELVAAGLTQNSDRTPEEAREFAAKMMDDRAANGEPYFFIGLPACVVGDDVPLVLPAYSEVHDWELELAIVIGREAFRVSREDALDHVAGYTIVNDVTTRDLVFRKDMKEIGTDWYRAKNAPGFLPTGPFLVPAPFIDGGDLEVRLELNGQVMQDGRTSDLLFDIAALISGASQTMPLLPGDLLLTGSPAGNGQHWKRFLRDGDVMTGLISGLGTQVVRCVAEEAGR; via the coding sequence ATCGTGGATGCACCTTTCGCCCTCGCCCGCTTCCGCGACGGTGCCGGTGTGCGCCTCGGGCTGGTCGCGGGGGAGCGTATCCGCCCGCTCACCGCCGACGAGCTCGGAGCCGCCGACCTCAACGACTTCCTGTCGGCGCCGGACTGGGACCGGCTCGCCGCGCTCGCTGCGGTGAACGGAGACGAGTGGATGCCGCTGTCGGACGTGACGCTGACGGCTCCGGTGCAGCCGCGCCAGGTGCTGCAGGCGGGGGCGAACTACCGGGAGCACGTGATCGAACTGGTCGCAGCGGGTCTGACGCAGAACTCGGACCGCACCCCGGAGGAGGCTCGGGAGTTCGCCGCGAAGATGATGGACGATCGAGCGGCGAACGGCGAACCGTACTTCTTCATCGGACTGCCCGCCTGTGTGGTGGGCGATGACGTCCCCCTGGTCCTGCCCGCCTACAGCGAGGTGCACGACTGGGAACTCGAGCTCGCGATCGTGATCGGCCGCGAAGCGTTCCGCGTCTCACGGGAGGACGCTCTGGACCATGTCGCGGGCTACACGATCGTCAACGACGTCACCACGCGCGACCTGGTGTTCCGCAAGGACATGAAGGAGATCGGCACCGACTGGTACCGGGCCAAGAACGCCCCGGGATTCCTGCCGACCGGTCCGTTCCTGGTACCGGCGCCCTTCATCGATGGGGGAGACCTCGAGGTACGCCTCGAGCTCAACGGCCAGGTGATGCAGGACGGGCGCACCAGCGATCTGCTGTTCGACATCGCCGCGCTCATCTCGGGCGCGAGCCAGACGATGCCGCTCCTTCCGGGAGATCTGCTGCTGACGGGGAGCCCCGCAGGCAACGGCCAACACTGGAAACGGTTCCTGCGCGACGGCGATGTGATGACCGGCTTGATCAGCGGACTGGGCACCCAGGTCGTGCGCTGTGTCGCCGAAGAGGCCGGTCGGTGA
- a CDS encoding MarR family winged helix-turn-helix transcriptional regulator encodes MSSESAFFYDSDKEVARARQVLEALRLYQAADSAMRRRTRQAMSMRENEMLVLSFLMRAREEGETVTPTDIARYLGISTASTTALIDRLEKSGHLARTRHPTDRRSVLLAATAQADDEMRSALDELDERMLSTASGITESQSRTIVSFLERMRRAVDDVGEPHPMHGGNHGSRHGSPSLAD; translated from the coding sequence ATGAGCAGCGAGAGTGCCTTTTTTTACGACAGCGACAAGGAAGTCGCGCGCGCTCGACAGGTGCTGGAAGCACTCCGGTTGTATCAGGCCGCTGACTCGGCGATGCGCCGTCGCACCCGGCAGGCGATGTCGATGCGAGAGAACGAGATGCTCGTTCTGAGTTTCCTGATGCGTGCGAGGGAAGAGGGGGAGACGGTCACTCCCACCGATATCGCGCGCTATCTCGGGATCTCCACGGCGTCGACGACAGCGCTGATCGATCGGCTGGAGAAGTCTGGACACCTGGCGCGCACGCGCCACCCCACCGATCGACGAAGCGTCCTCCTCGCCGCCACCGCGCAAGCGGACGACGAAATGCGCTCCGCCCTCGACGAACTGGACGAACGGATGCTGTCCACCGCAAGCGGCATCACTGAGAGCCAGAGCCGAACGATCGTGAGCTTTCTGGAACGGATGCGCCGCGCGGTCGACGACGTGGGTGAACCGCATCCGATGCATGGTGGCAACCACGGCAGTCGCCACGGATCACCTTCGCTCGCCGATTAG
- a CDS encoding manganese catalase family protein codes for MYFHLQQLINPIEQDEPDPAAANALQEGLGGQFGEMRTMMQYLFQSINFRGPAAKPYRDLIQGIGTEEISHVELIGTTISRLLDGSPAYHGKKGDPIDKPGADGATPLNIALDHGNIHHYLVGAQGALPVDSVGNPWSGSYVYNSGNLVLDLLYNLMLESTGRLQKCRLYEMTDNKMARSTIAYLIVRDQAHENAYAKALETLGINWKRTLPIPKTNAERFPEVKRLLDLGLQSKQYSFDLGDQSEAGKIFQGMSPSKDGTKLDASEQAPEGAPSEISVERFEEFSPGADEDLIALIEATAAMEMADIDATFGRMS; via the coding sequence ATGTACTTTCACCTGCAACAACTGATCAACCCCATCGAGCAGGACGAGCCCGATCCTGCGGCAGCCAACGCCCTGCAGGAGGGACTGGGTGGTCAGTTCGGCGAGATGCGCACGATGATGCAGTACCTGTTCCAGAGCATCAACTTCCGTGGCCCCGCCGCGAAGCCCTATCGCGACCTCATCCAGGGCATCGGCACCGAGGAGATAAGCCACGTCGAACTCATCGGCACCACGATCTCGCGGCTGTTGGACGGCTCGCCCGCCTACCACGGCAAGAAGGGCGACCCGATCGACAAGCCGGGAGCCGACGGCGCCACCCCCCTGAACATCGCCCTGGACCACGGCAACATCCACCACTACCTCGTGGGAGCGCAGGGTGCGTTGCCCGTCGACTCGGTGGGGAACCCCTGGAGCGGCAGCTACGTCTACAACTCCGGCAACCTGGTTCTCGACCTCCTCTACAATCTGATGCTGGAATCCACCGGGCGACTGCAGAAGTGCCGGCTGTACGAGATGACAGACAACAAGATGGCTCGCTCCACCATCGCCTACCTGATCGTCCGCGACCAGGCCCACGAGAACGCATACGCGAAGGCTCTGGAGACGCTCGGGATCAACTGGAAGCGGACGCTGCCGATCCCGAAGACCAACGCGGAGCGCTTCCCCGAGGTCAAGCGGCTTCTCGATCTCGGGCTGCAGAGTAAGCAGTACTCGTTCGACCTGGGTGATCAGTCCGAGGCGGGAAAGATCTTCCAGGGGATGTCTCCTTCGAAAGACGGCACCAAGCTCGACGCCAGCGAGCAGGCTCCGGAAGGCGCGCCGTCGGAGATCTCGGTCGAGCGTTTCGAAGAGTTCTCCCCCGGGGCAGACGAGGACCTGATCGCGCTGATCGAGGCGACAGCGGCGATGGAGATGGCCGATATCGACGCCACTTTCGGCCGCATGAGTTGA
- a CDS encoding VOC family protein, with protein MIKLLSHLSYVAITTPDVEASVAFYEAQVGLTVVERIDGAVYLRCWGDYYKYSVVVLPGDEPALSTMAWRTSSAEALVEAASRVEAAGIQGEWFDGPAIGRAYHFTGPWGHSMTLHWDVERHQAPAQDVSIYPDRPEKRSKVAGAPRQLDHVTVATSDVDAFAAWYNEVLGFRIMAKTILDEAPISVFSVLTTNEKSHDLGVVLDGSSRAGRINHYAFWVDTREELLIAADVLMENGYPIEYGPSIHGIGEQTFLYYREPSSLRIELNTGGYRNYVPDWEPNTWKPSLGSNNFYRNGAMPMSMTESFPAADGPSATEEGVPDEIKDALFNPYAKQGRG; from the coding sequence ATGATCAAGCTGTTGTCCCACCTCTCGTATGTCGCGATCACGACGCCGGACGTGGAGGCATCCGTCGCGTTCTATGAGGCGCAGGTCGGCCTGACCGTCGTCGAACGCATCGACGGTGCCGTCTACCTCCGCTGCTGGGGGGACTACTACAAGTACTCCGTCGTCGTCCTGCCCGGCGATGAGCCCGCGCTGTCGACGATGGCCTGGCGGACCTCCAGCGCTGAGGCGCTGGTGGAGGCGGCGTCGCGCGTCGAGGCCGCGGGCATCCAGGGCGAGTGGTTCGACGGCCCCGCGATCGGCCGTGCCTACCACTTCACCGGGCCGTGGGGGCACAGTATGACCCTGCACTGGGACGTGGAGCGTCACCAGGCTCCTGCTCAGGACGTGTCGATCTACCCCGATCGTCCCGAGAAGCGCAGCAAGGTCGCGGGTGCGCCTCGCCAGCTCGACCACGTCACGGTCGCCACCAGCGATGTCGACGCGTTCGCCGCCTGGTACAACGAGGTGCTCGGTTTCCGCATCATGGCCAAGACGATCCTCGACGAGGCGCCCATCTCGGTCTTCTCGGTGCTCACGACGAACGAGAAGTCCCACGATCTCGGTGTCGTTCTCGACGGCTCCAGCCGTGCCGGCCGTATCAACCACTACGCCTTCTGGGTCGACACTCGCGAAGAGCTCCTCATCGCCGCCGACGTGCTGATGGAGAACGGGTACCCGATCGAGTACGGGCCCTCCATCCACGGCATCGGTGAGCAGACCTTCCTCTACTATCGCGAGCCGTCGAGCCTGCGCATCGAGCTGAACACGGGCGGCTACCGCAACTACGTGCCGGACTGGGAGCCCAACACGTGGAAGCCGTCGCTCGGCTCGAACAACTTCTACCGCAACGGTGCCATGCCGATGTCGATGACCGAGTCGTTCCCTGCCGCCGACGGTCCCAGCGCCACGGAAGAAGGCGTCCCCGACGAGATCAAGGACGCCCTGTTCAACCCCTACGCCAAGCAGGGTCGGGGCTGA
- a CDS encoding amidohydrolase family protein, translating into MSGTGERMPVTDVHAHVLLPGLHAEVERRDPAGVSAAAELDLRRNGAESQRVSGPMVGARVPKLTDVAVRLAAMDAQGVDRQWVSVSPNHFYPWANEQLAVWVAQETNRLVAEHVAAAPDRLIGLGVVPLQHASRILECVDDAVLGRGLAGVEISSFAGDVELSDPRLEPFWSRVEELGAIVFLHPFGCSLDERLDRFYLANTVGQPAENAVALSHLIFAGVLDRHPGLKIVAAHGGGYLPTAIGRSDHAWRVRPDAHGCAQEPSSYLRRIWFDTVVHDGPALRHLVEVAGASQVVLGSDFPFDMGLDDPVAAVRAAGLPDEVTERILSGNAASLLESRVRA; encoded by the coding sequence ATGAGCGGGACGGGCGAGCGGATGCCGGTCACCGATGTGCATGCGCACGTCCTGCTGCCGGGGCTCCACGCCGAGGTCGAGCGTCGCGATCCCGCAGGAGTGTCCGCTGCAGCCGAGCTCGACCTCCGGCGCAACGGCGCGGAGAGTCAGCGCGTGTCGGGACCCATGGTCGGCGCCCGCGTTCCGAAGCTCACGGATGTCGCCGTTCGGCTGGCCGCGATGGACGCGCAGGGTGTCGATCGGCAGTGGGTGAGTGTGTCACCGAACCACTTCTATCCCTGGGCGAACGAGCAACTGGCGGTGTGGGTGGCGCAGGAGACCAACAGGCTGGTCGCCGAGCACGTCGCCGCCGCGCCCGACCGCCTCATCGGGCTCGGCGTCGTCCCGTTGCAGCACGCTTCACGCATCCTCGAATGCGTCGACGATGCGGTACTCGGACGCGGGCTCGCGGGCGTCGAGATCTCCTCCTTCGCCGGCGATGTCGAGCTGTCGGACCCGCGGCTCGAGCCGTTCTGGTCGCGTGTCGAAGAGCTCGGCGCGATCGTCTTCCTGCATCCGTTCGGTTGCAGCCTCGATGAGCGCCTCGACCGGTTCTACCTCGCCAACACGGTCGGGCAGCCGGCCGAGAACGCGGTGGCGCTGTCTCACCTCATCTTCGCCGGTGTGCTGGACCGCCATCCGGGACTCAAGATCGTCGCCGCGCACGGTGGCGGCTATCTGCCCACAGCGATCGGACGCTCCGACCATGCGTGGCGGGTGCGTCCCGACGCGCACGGCTGCGCCCAGGAGCCATCGAGCTACCTGCGCCGGATCTGGTTCGACACCGTCGTGCACGACGGCCCCGCCCTGCGCCACCTCGTCGAGGTCGCCGGGGCATCTCAGGTGGTGCTGGGCAGCGACTTCCCGTTCGACATGGGTTTGGACGATCCCGTCGCCGCCGTGCGCGCGGCGGGCCTGCCGGACGAGGTCACCGAGCGGATCCTCTCCGGCAATGCCGCGAGTCTGCTCGAAAGCCGGGTGCGCGCATGA
- a CDS encoding LysR family transcriptional regulator: protein MPDRPPLSRLDLNLLVALDALLTERSVTKAAERLRLSQPALSASLARLRTHFNDPLLARRGNAYELTALAIRLADHTSTALESARRVFDSQADWTPEHSTREFSVYGSDYAFATIGAAVSTLAAERAPGVRFRFVLHSPTVIDEVDARLRSVDGLLIPHGFLTDLPYLDLWRDRWLIVASDTNERAAEGLTMDLMAHSRWVFTYQSRTAFTSASRQLQQLGIEPQIDAVVESFLALPHFIAGTDRLGLIQSGLAHVALAGGGIRLYEPPFDATPVLNAMWWHPVHGRDPEHAWMRGLFAEAAQSLAMHDPPTSA, encoded by the coding sequence ATGCCCGATCGCCCCCCACTGTCCCGACTGGATCTCAACCTCCTGGTCGCCCTCGACGCCCTGCTCACCGAGCGCAGCGTCACGAAGGCGGCCGAGCGGCTCCGCCTGAGCCAGCCGGCCCTCAGCGCGTCACTCGCACGACTGCGGACGCATTTCAACGACCCTCTGCTGGCACGACGCGGCAACGCGTACGAGCTCACGGCGCTCGCGATTCGACTCGCCGATCACACCTCCACCGCGCTGGAATCCGCACGCCGCGTCTTCGACAGCCAAGCCGATTGGACCCCGGAGCACTCCACCCGCGAGTTCTCGGTCTACGGCTCCGACTACGCGTTCGCGACCATCGGAGCCGCGGTGTCCACGCTCGCGGCGGAGCGCGCGCCCGGAGTGAGATTCCGGTTCGTGCTGCATTCACCGACAGTCATCGACGAGGTCGATGCCCGGTTGCGTTCCGTCGATGGATTGCTCATCCCGCACGGCTTCCTGACCGATCTGCCGTACCTCGACCTGTGGCGGGACCGATGGCTCATCGTCGCCTCCGACACGAACGAGCGCGCGGCCGAGGGACTCACGATGGACCTCATGGCGCACTCGCGGTGGGTGTTCACCTACCAGTCGCGCACCGCGTTCACCTCTGCCAGCCGTCAGCTCCAGCAATTGGGGATCGAGCCGCAGATCGACGCCGTCGTGGAGAGTTTCCTCGCCCTGCCGCATTTCATCGCGGGCACGGATCGACTGGGGCTGATCCAGTCCGGGCTGGCACACGTCGCCCTCGCCGGCGGAGGGATCCGACTGTACGAGCCGCCGTTCGATGCCACGCCGGTGCTCAACGCGATGTGGTGGCATCCTGTCCATGGTCGCGACCCCGAGCATGCCTGGATGCGGGGACTGTTCGCGGAGGCCGCGCAGAGCCTGGCCATGCACGATCCACCGACCAGCGCATGA
- a CDS encoding DUF7882 family protein, whose product MGQLFYGFTDQAIDIPDRLLGHLKVVVTTKLRRGESFTLTWRHQQHEPGGRTTIWLQPAIPLRFVFASSEPEELDRDLLQELAKDANSSGGLTVDPCQEPAIAPVPQAA is encoded by the coding sequence ATGGGACAGCTCTTCTACGGCTTCACCGATCAAGCGATCGATATCCCGGATCGCCTTCTCGGGCATCTGAAGGTGGTGGTGACGACCAAGCTGCGGCGCGGCGAGAGCTTCACTCTGACGTGGCGGCACCAGCAGCATGAGCCCGGCGGTCGCACGACGATTTGGCTGCAACCTGCGATCCCTCTCCGGTTTGTGTTCGCCAGCTCTGAGCCTGAAGAACTCGACCGGGACCTGCTGCAGGAGCTCGCGAAGGACGCCAACTCCTCCGGCGGCCTCACCGTGGATCCGTGCCAGGAGCCAGCGATCGCACCCGTACCGCAAGCTGCTTGA
- a CDS encoding FAD-dependent monooxygenase → MTAVHKVAIAGSGVAAMAAAIQLAKGGVEVDVFEVKPELSALGSGISLQGNALRVFDALGVWEDVRAAGYPFEGLNLRAPGPGAPIVAELPDVKTGGPDYPAGMGMPRPELARILHEHAAKAGVRVHFGSGVTGLDSRADGVEVFVNEASTGVFDLLIGADGLNSTVRGLIGIETTPQPTGMGIWRSFVSRPADVVRSELYYGGPVYIAGYTPTGEDSMYAFLVEQAQDRSAVTDAQAVEIMQGESMAYQGPWESIRADLSAGAHVNYTWFTSHVVPAPWNRGRVVIIGDAAHSCPPTIAQGAAQALEDAFVLTELLVSRDAVDQQLWDEFHARRLPRARAVVEASVQLGQWQLDGVRDADVPGLMFAIAHQMAEPA, encoded by the coding sequence ATGACCGCAGTACACAAGGTCGCGATCGCCGGCAGCGGCGTGGCGGCGATGGCCGCCGCCATCCAGCTCGCGAAGGGCGGTGTCGAGGTCGACGTGTTCGAGGTGAAACCGGAGTTGAGCGCGCTCGGCTCCGGCATCTCGCTGCAGGGCAACGCCCTGCGCGTGTTCGATGCCCTCGGCGTCTGGGAGGACGTTCGCGCGGCCGGCTATCCCTTCGAGGGCCTGAACCTCCGTGCTCCCGGCCCAGGGGCGCCGATCGTCGCCGAGCTTCCCGATGTGAAGACCGGCGGTCCGGATTACCCGGCAGGGATGGGGATGCCGCGTCCCGAACTCGCCCGCATCCTGCACGAACACGCCGCGAAGGCCGGGGTGCGCGTGCACTTCGGTTCGGGAGTGACCGGACTGGATTCACGCGCCGATGGTGTCGAGGTGTTCGTGAACGAGGCGTCCACCGGAGTGTTCGATCTGCTGATCGGTGCGGACGGGCTCAACTCCACGGTCCGTGGACTGATCGGCATCGAGACCACGCCCCAGCCGACCGGCATGGGCATCTGGCGTTCGTTCGTATCGCGGCCCGCCGACGTCGTCCGCAGCGAACTGTACTACGGCGGCCCGGTCTACATCGCGGGCTATACCCCGACCGGTGAGGACTCGATGTACGCGTTCCTCGTCGAGCAGGCCCAGGACCGCAGCGCCGTCACCGACGCGCAAGCCGTCGAGATCATGCAGGGCGAGTCGATGGCCTACCAGGGGCCGTGGGAGTCGATCCGCGCCGACCTCTCGGCCGGCGCGCACGTCAACTACACGTGGTTCACCTCCCACGTCGTGCCCGCGCCGTGGAATCGCGGGCGCGTCGTGATCATCGGGGATGCCGCGCACAGCTGCCCTCCGACGATCGCGCAGGGCGCCGCTCAGGCGTTGGAGGACGCCTTCGTCCTCACCGAACTCCTCGTCTCCCGTGATGCAGTCGATCAGCAGCTCTGGGACGAATTCCATGCACGGCGTCTCCCGCGCGCCCGGGCCGTTGTCGAGGCATCCGTGCAGCTGGGCCAGTGGCAGCTGGATGGTGTTCGCGACGCGGACGTGCCCGGCCTCATGTTCGCGATCGCGCACCAGATGGCGGAGCCGGCATGA